A genome region from Nitrospira sp. includes the following:
- the moeB gene encoding molybdopterin-synthase adenylyltransferase MoeB, giving the protein MEFTETQINRYSRHILLPEVGGKGQKKIVQAKVLIVGAGGLGSPAALYLAAAGVGTIGLIDSDVVDLSNLQRQVIHHTPDVGRPKVVSGKEKIQALNPDVTVVMYEERLTAGNALKIMSGYDVVIDGVDNFPTKFLINDACFFADKPLVHGGILRFDGRVTTIIPKKSACYRCVFKKPPPEGLVASCQEAGVIGVLAGIIGTIQATEVLKLILGIGRPLTDRLLDFDARRTQFREIRIKRNPDCPLCGERPTITKLIEDGDVAGPTCALPGQRNL; this is encoded by the coding sequence ATGGAATTTACAGAAACACAGATCAATCGCTACAGCCGGCATATTCTTCTTCCCGAAGTCGGAGGCAAAGGCCAGAAGAAGATCGTGCAGGCGAAGGTCCTGATCGTCGGCGCCGGGGGGCTCGGCTCGCCTGCAGCGCTCTATCTCGCGGCTGCGGGGGTCGGCACCATCGGCCTCATCGACAGCGATGTCGTGGATCTGAGCAACCTGCAACGGCAAGTCATTCACCACACACCCGACGTGGGTCGCCCGAAGGTCGTCTCCGGCAAAGAAAAGATTCAGGCGCTGAATCCCGACGTCACCGTGGTGATGTACGAAGAACGACTCACCGCCGGCAACGCGCTGAAAATCATGAGCGGTTACGATGTGGTCATCGACGGCGTCGATAACTTCCCCACGAAGTTTCTCATCAACGATGCCTGCTTCTTCGCCGACAAACCGTTGGTGCATGGAGGCATTCTGCGATTCGATGGTCGCGTCACCACCATTATTCCGAAGAAATCGGCCTGCTATCGCTGCGTGTTTAAGAAGCCGCCACCCGAGGGACTCGTCGCCTCCTGCCAGGAGGCCGGTGTCATCGGTGTGCTGGCCGGCATCATCGGCACGATTCAGGCCACCGAAGTGCTGAAGCTGATCCTCGGCATCGGTCGCCCGTTGACCGATCGCCTCCTGGACTTCGATGCGCGTCGCACCCAGTTTAGAGAGATCCGCATCAAGCGGAATCCTGATTGTCCGCTCTGCGGTGAACGGCCCACGATTACGAAGCTGATTGAAGACGGCGACGTCGCCGGGCCGACGTGTGCGCTCCCGGGTCAACGTAACTTGTAG
- the cysK gene encoding cysteine synthase A has translation MTVKAHTDITELIGGTPLVRLNRLSKPGGATIYAKVESFNPGGSIKDRICLNMINEAERLGKLKPGGTIVEPTSGNTGIGLALVAAVRGYKLILVMPESMSMERASLLSSYGAQLVLTAAWEGMKGSIKEAESIVAQNPSYYMPDQFSNPANPEMHRKTTGPEIVDALDGRVDAFVAAVGTGGTITGCGEVIRQRNPAAKIVAVEPAGSPVLSGGDPGPHKIQGIGAGFIPKVLNRTLLDRVVTVTDDEAYQTAKLLAKKEGLLVGISAGANVFAAQKIAEELGPGKNVVTILCDTGERYISIEKYFNI, from the coding sequence GTGACCGTCAAGGCCCATACAGATATCACCGAGCTGATCGGCGGAACCCCGCTGGTTCGACTCAACCGTCTGAGCAAACCGGGCGGGGCCACGATTTACGCCAAGGTCGAATCGTTCAATCCAGGCGGCAGCATCAAGGACCGCATCTGCCTGAACATGATCAACGAGGCCGAGCGCCTGGGTAAACTGAAGCCGGGCGGCACCATCGTGGAACCGACCAGCGGCAATACCGGCATCGGCTTGGCGCTGGTGGCGGCGGTGCGGGGCTACAAGCTCATTTTGGTGATGCCCGAAAGCATGAGCATGGAACGCGCCAGCCTCCTGTCGTCCTATGGCGCACAGCTCGTCCTCACCGCCGCGTGGGAAGGGATGAAGGGCTCGATTAAAGAAGCGGAGAGCATCGTCGCGCAGAATCCGTCGTATTATATGCCCGACCAATTCTCCAACCCGGCCAATCCGGAGATGCACCGGAAAACGACCGGCCCGGAAATTGTAGATGCGCTGGATGGACGCGTGGATGCCTTCGTCGCAGCGGTCGGCACCGGCGGCACCATTACAGGCTGCGGTGAGGTGATCCGCCAACGGAATCCGGCCGCGAAGATCGTCGCCGTCGAGCCGGCCGGTTCGCCCGTGTTGTCGGGCGGAGACCCGGGGCCTCACAAGATTCAGGGCATCGGCGCCGGGTTCATCCCGAAAGTGCTCAACCGGACATTACTCGATCGCGTGGTAACCGTCACCGACGATGAAGCGTATCAAACCGCGAAACTGCTCGCGAAGAAGGAAGGGCTGCTGGTCGGCATCTCTGCCGGCGCCAACGTCTTCGCCGCGCAAAAGATCGCCGAAGAATTGGGACCGGGGAAAAATGTGGTCACGATCCTCTGCGACACCGGCGAGCGATACATCAGCATCGAAAAGTATTTCAATATTTGA
- the thiS gene encoding sulfur carrier protein ThiS → MQVMINGKAEEIAGGSVLELLKAKSIEPQMVAVEVNDTMLERTHLETTQLKDGDHVEFLFYMGGGR, encoded by the coding sequence ATGCAGGTCATGATCAACGGCAAGGCCGAAGAGATCGCAGGGGGCAGCGTGCTGGAGCTCTTGAAAGCCAAGAGCATCGAGCCCCAAATGGTGGCAGTCGAAGTAAATGACACCATGCTCGAACGGACACATCTCGAGACCACACAGCTAAAAGACGGCGATCATGTGGAGTTTCTGTTCTACATGGGCGGTGGCCGGTGA
- a CDS encoding phospholipase D-like domain-containing protein, with protein MSRPTCPTPIALIVIGFVFLVQLPVCASATIDVYYAPEDRPIDRVVGLYAHATRYIYVSVYALTAPSVVKALVEAKRRGVDVRVITDRERLNDPKQHSAVNTLRLAGVPIKINRHDALMHLKQVVIDDAINTSGSANHTTSGNRYNDERLDVITDARLTAKAREKFLTMWDDHERFMVWAQ; from the coding sequence ATGAGTCGTCCGACCTGTCCTACACCGATTGCTTTGATTGTTATCGGGTTTGTGTTTCTGGTGCAGCTCCCTGTCTGTGCCTCCGCTACGATTGATGTTTATTATGCGCCGGAGGATCGGCCCATTGATCGGGTCGTTGGCCTCTATGCCCATGCGACGCGGTACATCTATGTGTCGGTCTATGCCTTAACGGCGCCCTCGGTGGTGAAGGCGCTGGTGGAGGCGAAACGCCGTGGGGTGGATGTCCGGGTGATTACCGACCGCGAGCGGCTCAACGATCCGAAGCAGCACAGTGCCGTGAATACTTTACGGTTGGCGGGCGTGCCCATCAAGATCAACCGGCATGATGCCTTGATGCACCTGAAACAGGTCGTGATCGACGATGCCATCAATACCTCCGGCTCAGCCAACCATACGACGAGCGGGAACCGGTACAATGACGAACGCCTCGATGTCATCACCGATGCGCGATTGACCGCGAAGGCGCGTGAGAAGTTTCTCACCATGTGGGATGACCACGAACGATTTATGGTCTGGGCGCAGTAG
- a CDS encoding FAD-dependent monooxygenase encodes MGRGMIETDVAIVGAGGGGAVLALMLAQQGVRSLVLERAAGPPQGLRGEILQPNGQRVLDRLGLLDKLPPHAVRPVRRFNFCRAGGERLCTVDYGDLPAPYNRALVTLPNVAHHAILDALEKQNPDGLWYDSTFTGLRLDGSRVIGLQATRHGEPVDISARLVVGADGALSKVRESLGITAQLYRYPESYLIAILKAPPEFNEARYLVGKREILGLFPAAGQQVYAFSMIKAGSYEAVKARGLEALRRAWVRIDPSMEGVVEGLVDWSQTGYMPTGRVKTDRWVADGALLIGDAAHAMNPHASQGRMQAMVDAVVVADLIPGWLKKNDFSAESLRAFEVARRPHVMMLQRLADEQCRFWNTGNPVIAYLRNRVFRTLDRNARLRYRVLSTTAGLRSCPPFSLVDRVMAAGLLPDPRADQKSATET; translated from the coding sequence ATGGGACGTGGAATGATCGAGACCGATGTGGCGATTGTTGGGGCAGGCGGCGGAGGCGCCGTGTTGGCGCTGATGCTTGCGCAGCAGGGGGTGCGGTCGCTGGTGCTGGAGCGGGCTGCCGGGCCGCCGCAGGGATTGCGAGGCGAGATCCTGCAGCCGAATGGGCAGCGGGTGCTTGATCGGTTGGGGTTACTGGACAAGCTGCCTCCCCATGCCGTGCGACCGGTGCGTCGATTCAACTTTTGCCGGGCGGGTGGGGAGCGGCTCTGTACGGTGGACTACGGAGATCTGCCGGCGCCCTACAATCGCGCCCTGGTGACGCTGCCGAATGTGGCACACCATGCCATTCTCGATGCGCTGGAGAAGCAGAATCCTGACGGGCTGTGGTACGACTCTACGTTTACCGGTCTTCGGCTCGACGGCTCGCGGGTGATCGGTTTGCAGGCGACACGTCATGGTGAACCGGTCGATATCTCTGCGCGGTTGGTGGTGGGCGCCGACGGCGCGTTGTCCAAAGTGCGCGAATCCCTCGGTATCACCGCTCAGCTCTACCGGTATCCCGAAAGTTATCTCATTGCGATTCTCAAGGCGCCGCCCGAGTTTAATGAAGCGCGATATCTGGTGGGTAAACGCGAAATTCTGGGCCTCTTCCCCGCCGCCGGGCAACAAGTCTATGCCTTCTCTATGATCAAGGCCGGATCGTACGAGGCGGTCAAAGCCCGTGGGCTTGAAGCGTTGCGACGAGCCTGGGTCAGGATCGATCCAAGTATGGAAGGTGTGGTTGAAGGACTGGTCGATTGGAGCCAGACCGGGTACATGCCGACCGGGCGTGTCAAAACCGATCGATGGGTGGCCGACGGCGCCCTGCTTATCGGGGATGCGGCCCATGCCATGAATCCGCATGCATCTCAGGGGCGCATGCAGGCGATGGTGGATGCGGTAGTGGTGGCGGATCTCATTCCCGGCTGGTTGAAGAAGAATGATTTCTCCGCTGAGTCGTTGCGCGCATTTGAAGTGGCGAGGCGGCCACACGTGATGATGTTGCAGCGGCTGGCCGATGAGCAATGTCGATTCTGGAATACCGGCAATCCGGTGATCGCGTATCTGCGGAATCGGGTGTTCCGGACGCTCGACCGTAATGCCAGACTGCGCTATCGTGTGCTCTCCACTACGGCAGGATTGCGAAGCTGCCCGCCGTTTTCATTGGTGGATCGAGTGATGGCTGCTGGATTGTTGCCCGATCCACGCGCAGATCAGAAATCAGCGACCGAAACATAA
- a CDS encoding TPM domain-containing protein — protein sequence MSRPSRSNIGFIVGLGLLLLFVAVPLGIAREPVPSYDPQGYVSDHAGVIDAEWRARIRSVCQDLERKTGVEMVVVTVPTLKPYGSANDYAVGLYQKWGIGSAQNEHGVLVLLAVQERQAAVTMGRRMLPVMGGNVVGKVGHEYLDPAIKNGHFGEGLYRTVVGLASVSQDIRVSNVQKAHFRGLGFWITITTAGGALWFFWWLSRPDLRHPYGRLRRGEYWGSGQGGFGGNFGGHGGGMSGEGWK from the coding sequence ATGAGTCGTCCATCCAGGAGCAACATCGGTTTTATTGTGGGGTTGGGCCTTCTGCTGCTGTTCGTCGCCGTGCCGCTCGGAATCGCTCGTGAGCCGGTGCCTTCCTATGACCCGCAGGGCTATGTGAGCGACCATGCCGGGGTGATCGACGCCGAGTGGCGCGCGCGAATCCGTTCCGTCTGCCAGGATCTTGAACGCAAAACCGGGGTGGAAATGGTGGTCGTCACCGTACCCACCCTGAAACCCTATGGCTCGGCCAACGACTACGCAGTGGGGCTCTATCAGAAATGGGGCATCGGGTCGGCTCAGAACGAGCATGGGGTCTTGGTGTTGTTGGCGGTGCAGGAACGGCAGGCGGCCGTCACCATGGGACGGCGGATGCTGCCGGTGATGGGCGGGAACGTCGTCGGGAAGGTTGGGCACGAATACCTCGACCCGGCCATCAAGAACGGCCATTTCGGCGAAGGACTCTATCGAACCGTCGTGGGGTTGGCATCGGTCTCCCAGGACATTCGTGTGTCGAATGTGCAGAAAGCGCACTTTCGCGGACTCGGATTCTGGATCACCATCACCACGGCCGGCGGCGCGCTCTGGTTTTTCTGGTGGCTCAGCCGCCCGGACCTGCGCCATCCCTACGGGCGTCTGCGGCGTGGTGAATATTGGGGGAGCGGGCAGGGCGGTTTTGGCGGAAACTTCGGCGGCCACGGCGGCGGGATGAGCGGGGAGGGGTGGAAGTAG
- a CDS encoding universal stress protein — translation MTSSTTTTGNQPLFTPEQAGDHHISAKSVLIAIDDSDESARALHYVGSLLRDIRDVKVTLFHVLNPMPRELMEHGGSENPETENHLGEQLRKDQEEWLRAEGTIEYPILITAMERLGQTGFPLDRVRLKVGHERDIADSIMDEAKAGGYGTVVATRHRTTGKKRLFGSSITDRLVRDLPGVAVWVLG, via the coding sequence ATGACGTCCAGTACCACGACAACGGGTAACCAACCGCTCTTTACACCGGAACAGGCGGGCGACCACCACATCTCCGCCAAATCCGTTCTCATCGCGATCGATGACTCGGATGAGTCCGCTCGCGCCCTCCACTATGTCGGATCGCTTCTCCGGGACATTCGAGACGTGAAGGTGACCTTGTTTCATGTGCTAAACCCCATGCCCAGGGAGCTCATGGAACACGGAGGCTCAGAGAATCCCGAGACGGAAAATCATCTTGGCGAGCAGTTGCGGAAGGATCAGGAGGAATGGCTTCGCGCTGAAGGTACCATTGAATATCCCATCCTGATAACGGCCATGGAACGACTCGGGCAGACCGGGTTTCCACTCGATCGTGTCAGACTCAAGGTGGGACATGAGCGCGATATTGCCGACAGCATCATGGACGAGGCCAAGGCCGGCGGGTATGGTACCGTCGTAGCCACACGACATAGAACGACGGGGAAGAAGCGACTCTTCGGCAGCAGTATCACCGACCGGCTGGTGCGAGACCTCCCAGGCGTCGCAGTCTGGGTACTCGGATAG